The Candidatus Acidiferrales bacterium genomic sequence ACAAGTTTCCGGAGCGGCAAGCGCTCCACAGGCCTCCATGGCGTTGCGCGAGACAGTTGGGAATTTGGAGGTCAAGCCCGCTGCTGTCCTGATCAACCTTCTGGCTCAGGCTCCTTCCGATACCGGCGAACGCAACACCGCCCAAATGCTGGTGGACCTGGCCGAAAAGCTTGCCATTCGCTATGCCATCGGGCAATTGGAGCGAGGTGTACAGCCAGCCGAAGCAACGCGCCAACTGATCAACCGCCTGGCTCAGCAAATCATGGCCTTGCGCAAGGGGATTTTGTCGCGCGACCTCAAGCTGCGCGAGGCGGGCGTCACCCTGGACAGCTACCCCGAGGAATTGGATCGAAAATTCTGGCTTGGAGTGGCACCCTCGACTCGCACCCGTATCCTGCGCAGCCCGGAGGCCTGGGCGATACCGGCGAAAAATATTCGCCTCCATCTGGAGGACCTGCTTGCCAACGGCAAGGAGCGCGAAGTGCGTTTTATCCTCCAAAACTACGCCGCCTGCCTTGCTTCACCCGAAGCGGAAGCCCGCCGGCGAATCGCCGTGGGCTTGCCGGATCTTCTTGACCTGGTGCAGCGCGTCGCTACCCCCGACCTTCTTAAACAGCTCAAGCAGGTCCTCTTGGACCGCCTGGAGCAAGAGGCCACTCCCGCGATTTCGAAACCCATCAGCGCCATGCTGGCGCAGATCGAAGAGATGGCCTGGCGGCGGAGCGAATACGAGATCTCTCAGGAGATCCTGAGCGCGTTGCAAAGGTACTCGGGCGAACCAAGCGAGCGCGGCCGCAACTGCGCGACCCTTTTTGAGGAGTTGACCCAGGACAATAAATTCGGCGACCGCCTCCAGTCGGTCATCACCTCCCGTAGCCCCGACATTGGCCGAGCGCTGCAGGTCTTTTCCCTGCTTCCCGAAAAAACGATTCACCTGGCCATGGATCTGGCCGATCGCGAAAGCAATCCGCTTCGCCGCCAGGGCATAACCGAATTGATCGGCGGGCTCGGGAAGGCGGCCGCGCCCGTCCTCCGCATGATGCTGGTTTCCGATCGCAGGCGGACGGTCATGACGGCTCTCGAATGGCTCGAGCGCGGCCATCCAGAATCGATCCTCGAAGCCTTGCCCCTCATGGTTGGCAAACGGGATCCACAAGTGCAGTATGCCGCCCTGACGGCTGTCATCCACCGCGATGTTCCCGGCCGCGTTCGTATCCTGATTGAGATATTGCCGCACTTGCACAAGTATGTTCAGCCGCGAGTGATGGATGAGCTCGGCATGCTCCGGGAGAACGACGCGGTCGATCTCCTCGTCCAATATGCCACCGGCGCCAAATTTGCCGATGAACCCTACCTGCGCGTGAAAGCCGTTGAAGCTTTAGGGCGCATTGGAGCCGAGCGCTCGGTCGAGCCGCTCATCTGCATCCTGAGCGAACGAAGTTTCATGTCCAGCAAGCATCCCCCGGAACTTCGCATTTGCGCGGCAGAAGCTCTCGAGCGAATCGGCGGGGAGAAAGCGCGACAGGCCGTCGCCCAATTCATCAAAGGGGAAGCCGCGGCTGAGATCAGGTCGCTGCCCTTGACGGAAGAATCCAGTTGGGTGGATCGTCGCGGGGGCCGGCCTCGCAAATATCGCCGCATGAATCTGGAAGTTAGGTTGTCGGCCACGCTCCAGAGCGCGGAATCCCGCATCACCGCCACCGTGCGCAACGCTGGACTCGGCGGCGCTTTCTTTGAGTCGGGCGAGCGCTTTCCCGTCGGGACAGTCGTAACCCTGACGCTTGGCTCGGGCCTCCGGCCGGTCCATGCCACCGGCATGGTGCGCAGCGTCCGGCCTGCCGGTCTGGGCGTGGAATTTGTTTCGATGGATCTTAAAGAACGCGCGCGGTGGAGAAGGTTTCTGCGCGCCCGAGCCGCCACCAAGTAGGGTCGCGGTATCACCGGCCGCGGTTGCTTCCTCTCTTCGCCCGTCCACGCTTGCGCAATCCGCCTGTGGCCACGGGGGGTTCT encodes the following:
- a CDS encoding HEAT repeat domain-containing protein produces the protein MGGVPGLPGGLGTGAWGPLADASLATMLSENEVVDMVRLLMRLGGQVSGAASAPQASMALRETVGNLEVKPAAVLINLLAQAPSDTGERNTAQMLVDLAEKLAIRYAIGQLERGVQPAEATRQLINRLAQQIMALRKGILSRDLKLREAGVTLDSYPEELDRKFWLGVAPSTRTRILRSPEAWAIPAKNIRLHLEDLLANGKEREVRFILQNYAACLASPEAEARRRIAVGLPDLLDLVQRVATPDLLKQLKQVLLDRLEQEATPAISKPISAMLAQIEEMAWRRSEYEISQEILSALQRYSGEPSERGRNCATLFEELTQDNKFGDRLQSVITSRSPDIGRALQVFSLLPEKTIHLAMDLADRESNPLRRQGITELIGGLGKAAAPVLRMMLVSDRRRTVMTALEWLERGHPESILEALPLMVGKRDPQVQYAALTAVIHRDVPGRVRILIEILPHLHKYVQPRVMDELGMLRENDAVDLLVQYATGAKFADEPYLRVKAVEALGRIGAERSVEPLICILSERSFMSSKHPPELRICAAEALERIGGEKARQAVAQFIKGEAAAEIRSLPLTEESSWVDRRGGRPRKYRRMNLEVRLSATLQSAESRITATVRNAGLGGAFFESGERFPVGTVVTLTLGSGLRPVHATGMVRSVRPAGLGVEFVSMDLKERARWRRFLRARAATK